From the genome of Parazoarcus communis, one region includes:
- a CDS encoding CmpA/NrtA family ABC transporter substrate-binding protein, with protein MTKQTIKTPELTRRGFIKAGAAAGTAAMLSGLFPGGVWAAGSEGLEKTTLKFGIIPLTDCAPIVIAREKGFFKKHGLDVEVSKEASWANIRDKVSLGELDGAHMLAGMPLAATLGVGANQQETVTAFSMDLNGNGITVSNELYERMLAADPAAMQGRPTSALALKKVIEEDKKAGREPMTFAMVFPVSTHNYEIRYWMASAGIDPDQDVRLIVIPPPQMVANLQSKNIVGYCVGEPWNQRAVEMGIGRSIITNYEIWNNNPEKVFGVTREWADKNPNTHKAAVRALIEAAQWMDKPENRDEVVKIISAKSYVNAPASVVENSMTGTWMYTKAEGPQKMPDFNVFYRYAATFPWRSHAVWFLTQMVRWGQIESAINFRKVAEQVYRSDIYRDAAKDLGIAIPTIDYKTEGSHAAGWTLDKATSPIAMGPDRFFDGMSFDPSRPVDYLKGFKVHAMKVSLDALAKANA; from the coding sequence ATGACCAAGCAGACGATCAAAACCCCCGAGTTGACCCGTCGCGGTTTCATCAAGGCCGGTGCTGCAGCAGGCACCGCAGCGATGCTGTCCGGTCTTTTTCCCGGCGGCGTCTGGGCTGCTGGCTCGGAAGGGCTGGAGAAGACCACGCTGAAGTTCGGCATCATCCCGCTCACCGACTGTGCGCCGATCGTGATCGCCAGGGAAAAGGGCTTCTTCAAGAAGCACGGCCTCGATGTCGAGGTGTCGAAGGAGGCGTCGTGGGCCAACATCCGCGACAAGGTTTCGCTGGGCGAGCTGGACGGCGCCCATATGCTGGCCGGCATGCCGCTGGCGGCCACGCTCGGGGTCGGCGCCAACCAGCAGGAAACCGTCACCGCCTTTTCGATGGATCTCAACGGCAACGGCATCACCGTGTCGAATGAACTCTACGAGCGCATGCTCGCCGCCGACCCGGCCGCGATGCAGGGGCGCCCGACCTCGGCGCTGGCGCTGAAGAAAGTGATCGAGGAGGACAAGAAGGCGGGCAGGGAGCCGATGACCTTCGCCATGGTGTTCCCGGTCTCCACCCACAACTACGAGATCCGCTACTGGATGGCCTCGGCCGGCATCGATCCCGACCAGGACGTGCGCCTGATCGTGATTCCGCCGCCGCAGATGGTGGCCAACCTGCAGTCGAAGAACATCGTCGGCTACTGCGTGGGCGAGCCGTGGAACCAGCGCGCAGTGGAGATGGGCATTGGCCGCTCGATCATCACCAACTACGAGATCTGGAACAACAATCCGGAGAAGGTCTTCGGCGTCACCCGCGAGTGGGCCGACAAGAATCCGAACACGCACAAGGCTGCGGTGCGCGCGCTGATCGAGGCCGCGCAGTGGATGGACAAGCCCGAGAACCGCGATGAGGTGGTGAAGATCATCTCCGCCAAGTCCTACGTCAATGCACCGGCGTCGGTGGTCGAGAACTCGATGACCGGGACCTGGATGTACACCAAGGCCGAGGGCCCGCAGAAGATGCCGGACTTCAACGTTTTCTACCGCTACGCGGCGACCTTCCCGTGGCGTTCGCATGCGGTGTGGTTCCTTACGCAGATGGTGCGCTGGGGCCAGATCGAGAGCGCGATCAACTTCAGGAAAGTGGCTGAACAGGTCTATCGCAGCGACATCTACCGCGACGCCGCCAAGGATCTGGGTATCGCCATCCCGACCATCGACTACAAGACCGAAGGCTCGCACGCAGCGGGGTGGACGCTGGACAAGGCCACGTCGCCGATCGCGATGGGGCCGGATCGCTTCTTCGACGGCATGAGCTTCGACCCGTCCAGGCCGGTGGATTACCTCAAGGGCTTCAAGGTACATGCGATGAAGGTCAGCCTTGATGCACTTGCCAAGGCCAACGCCTGA
- the ntrB gene encoding nitrate ABC transporter permease, producing the protein MTAISVTVGRPVAEPTESRAGTADTAARAVVHPVVAESEAPGLMERLRPMASGLARSLVAMAAGMGLLLAIWWAVSSRIDIFPGPLVTWDAAVELLADPFYDNGPNDMGIGWNVLYSLGRVGVGFGLAAVVGIPLGFIVGRFKFMNMATEPVIGLLRPVSPLAWLPIGLLVFQEANLAAIWVIFICSIWPMIMNTAAGVRSVPQDYLNVARVLNLSEWKVVTRILFPAVLPNILTGVRLAIGTAWLVIVAAEMLTGGVGIGFWVWDEWNNLKVEHIIIAIFIIGIVGLILEQALMMVARHFSYESR; encoded by the coding sequence ATGACTGCGATTTCAGTGACTGTCGGCCGGCCTGTTGCCGAGCCGACCGAAAGCAGGGCAGGGACTGCGGATACCGCGGCTCGTGCGGTGGTACATCCGGTTGTCGCCGAGTCGGAAGCGCCCGGGCTGATGGAGCGACTTCGCCCGATGGCGTCCGGGTTAGCGCGCAGCCTGGTGGCCATGGCCGCCGGCATGGGGCTGCTGCTCGCGATCTGGTGGGCGGTGTCGAGCCGGATCGACATCTTTCCGGGGCCGCTGGTGACCTGGGATGCAGCAGTCGAGCTGCTGGCCGACCCGTTCTATGACAACGGCCCCAACGACATGGGCATCGGCTGGAATGTGCTGTATTCGCTGGGGCGGGTCGGTGTCGGTTTCGGCCTTGCCGCCGTGGTCGGCATCCCGCTGGGTTTCATTGTTGGTCGCTTCAAGTTCATGAACATGGCCACCGAACCCGTCATCGGCCTGCTGCGTCCGGTGTCGCCGCTGGCCTGGCTGCCGATCGGTCTGCTGGTGTTTCAGGAGGCCAATCTTGCCGCGATCTGGGTGATCTTCATCTGCTCGATCTGGCCGATGATCATGAACACCGCGGCGGGCGTGCGCTCGGTGCCACAGGACTACCTGAACGTTGCCCGGGTACTGAACCTGTCTGAATGGAAGGTGGTCACCCGAATCCTCTTCCCCGCAGTCCTGCCCAACATCCTCACCGGCGTGCGCCTGGCCATCGGTACCGCCTGGCTGGTGATCGTCGCCGCGGAAATGCTCACTGGCGGCGTCGGCATCGGCTTCTGGGTATGGGATGAATGGAACAACCTCAAGGTCGAGCACATCATCATCGCCATCTTCATCATCGGCATCGTCGGCCTGATTCTCGAGCAGGCCCTGATGATGGTGGCCCGCCATTTCAGCTACGAAAGCCGCTAA